A stretch of the Filimonas lacunae genome encodes the following:
- a CDS encoding PAS domain-containing sensor histidine kinase, which translates to MTDPLVNVHLTENNQGKLEVLSAKELIKNIPAAVAVVDYTWQLKLVNDRFRQLLHATDNPLLHQPLSLLFPAAFVNTEMIQHAFAGGKTCFELAAVPYTSATGVEQYLNLSFQPVTDQWQLLPDIIIYAYEVTERVGDIQRAAVNEKEIVVLQESEKRFRALVSVSSEIVYQMSADWSQVRRLDGRGFLMDTVEPDGEWMHKYIHPGDVAKVQEAIAHAIKYKMVFELEHRVLGPDGAEGWVFSRAVPILNEEQELVEWFGSASNITGRRLAEQALTGAMKERDARERLYNAVTDSTPDLIYVFNLDYKFIYANTALLNMWGRTESESIGQGLLALGYEPWHAEMHEREIDQVVATRKAIRGEVSFPHATQGRRVYDYIFTPVFDERGEVEAVAGTTRDITDMKEVESRLEQLVLERTRELQRSNTDLQQFAHVASHDLKEPVRKIKTFAGRLEADSSSRLSEEGRKYLDKIHSASNRMFNMIEGVLSYSTLGSAGEPFRVLNTGSIIKNIETDLELVMQEKAAFIQYGQLLPVWGAPVLVLQLFYNLMTNSLKFAKAGVPLEIKIESCACTQEGRDGVEIVLTDNGIGFAQKNAVKIFETFTRLHPKDVYEGTGLGLSLCKKIMERHQGSIIASGEEGVGATFRVFFPAGPL; encoded by the coding sequence ATGACTGATCCTCTTGTAAACGTCCACTTAACGGAAAATAACCAGGGAAAGCTGGAAGTGTTAAGTGCGAAGGAGTTGATAAAGAACATACCTGCTGCTGTTGCAGTGGTTGATTATACATGGCAGCTGAAGCTGGTAAATGACCGTTTCCGGCAGCTATTGCATGCTACTGACAACCCGTTGCTGCATCAGCCGCTATCCTTGCTTTTTCCTGCTGCTTTTGTTAACACGGAAATGATACAGCATGCTTTTGCTGGTGGTAAAACCTGCTTTGAACTGGCGGCAGTTCCTTACACCTCTGCCACAGGAGTTGAACAATATCTGAACCTTTCTTTTCAGCCGGTAACTGATCAATGGCAATTGCTGCCCGACATTATTATATATGCTTATGAGGTAACAGAACGCGTCGGGGATATACAGCGGGCTGCAGTAAATGAAAAAGAGATTGTTGTTTTACAGGAAAGTGAAAAACGCTTTCGGGCACTGGTAAGTGTGTCCTCTGAAATTGTGTACCAGATGAGTGCTGACTGGAGCCAGGTTCGCCGACTGGATGGACGTGGCTTTTTGATGGACACAGTAGAACCCGATGGGGAGTGGATGCACAAATATATTCACCCCGGTGATGTGGCTAAAGTACAGGAAGCTATTGCGCATGCGATTAAGTATAAAATGGTGTTTGAGCTGGAACACAGGGTGCTGGGGCCGGATGGTGCAGAGGGATGGGTATTTTCCAGGGCGGTACCTATTTTGAATGAGGAGCAAGAGCTGGTAGAATGGTTTGGTTCGGCCAGTAATATTACCGGCCGCAGGCTTGCTGAGCAGGCGCTTACAGGTGCGATGAAAGAGAGGGATGCACGCGAAAGATTGTACAATGCCGTTACAGACAGCACGCCCGATCTTATTTATGTGTTTAATCTTGATTATAAGTTTATTTATGCAAATACCGCTTTGCTGAACATGTGGGGGCGCACGGAAAGCGAGTCGATTGGTCAGGGATTATTGGCCCTGGGCTACGAGCCGTGGCACGCCGAAATGCATGAAAGAGAAATTGACCAGGTGGTGGCTACCAGGAAGGCCATAAGGGGCGAGGTTTCGTTTCCGCACGCTACGCAGGGAAGACGGGTATATGATTATATTTTTACTCCTGTGTTCGACGAAAGGGGAGAAGTGGAAGCCGTGGCGGGTACTACCCGCGATATCACTGATATGAAAGAAGTAGAAAGCAGGCTGGAGCAACTGGTACTGGAAAGAACCCGGGAATTGCAGCGTTCCAATACCGATTTGCAGCAGTTTGCACATGTGGCTTCGCATGATTTAAAGGAGCCGGTGAGAAAGATCAAAACTTTTGCAGGCAGGCTGGAGGCAGATAGCAGCAGCCGGTTATCGGAAGAGGGACGAAAATATCTGGATAAAATACACAGCGCCAGCAATCGCATGTTTAACATGATAGAAGGGGTGCTTTCGTATTCAACTTTGGGTAGTGCCGGCGAGCCCTTCCGGGTATTAAATACAGGTAGCATTATTAAGAATATAGAAACAGACCTGGAACTGGTAATGCAGGAGAAAGCGGCTTTTATACAGTATGGGCAGTTATTGCCCGTATGGGGGGCACCGGTGCTGGTGCTTCAGTTATTCTATAATTTAATGACCAACTCCCTCAAATTTGCGAAAGCGGGCGTGCCGCTGGAAATAAAGATAGAAAGCTGTGCCTGCACACAGGAAGGCAGGGATGGTGTAGAAATAGTATTAACGGATAATGGAATAGGCTTTGCGCAGAAAAATGCAGTAAAGATTTTTGAAACCTTTACCCGGCTGCATCCTAAAGATGTGTATGAAGGCACCGGTCTGGGGTTATCATTGTGCAAAAAGATAATGGAGCGTCATCAGGGTTCTATTATTGCATCGGGTGAGGAAGGGGTGGGAGCCACCTTCCGTGTATTTTTTCCCGCCGGACCATTGTAG
- a CDS encoding FecR family protein translates to MSTEKQQEVNKAFDAWLTGELTDEQRKELLNSLESAEGEARVQEEMMRDYEGSVTAAEANVKTQIDAWLLNNMQAQPKVVRLRWWKYVAAAVVVLALSGMGYLFWEQKSGQTQLARQRYKNDLMPGGDKAILTLPDGSTLVLDGAHTGLIAMGNGGTVHNEQGVLSFNGNGTAVYQDIHTPVAGKIALKLSDGTRVWLDANSGIHFPTAFTGKTREVEVMGQAYFEVAESRGKPFLVHVKGETIRVLGTRFNVNSYAGEGKVKTTLIQGSVKVSGSGKDLVLKPGEEANGMALNTTPDINETVGWKEGEFRFNGANIETIMSQVARWYGAEIRYKDDISEEFVARIQRNVPVSELLLLLEATNQVHFEIEGKVITVSK, encoded by the coding sequence ATGAGTACAGAGAAGCAACAAGAGGTAAATAAGGCCTTTGACGCCTGGTTAACAGGCGAGCTGACTGACGAACAGCGCAAAGAACTACTGAACAGCCTGGAATCGGCTGAGGGAGAAGCGCGTGTGCAGGAAGAGATGATGCGTGACTATGAAGGAAGTGTAACAGCAGCCGAAGCGAATGTGAAAACGCAGATAGATGCCTGGCTATTGAATAATATGCAGGCGCAGCCAAAAGTGGTGCGTTTGCGGTGGTGGAAATATGTGGCAGCAGCCGTGGTGGTGCTGGCGCTTTCAGGTATGGGATACCTGTTCTGGGAGCAAAAAAGCGGGCAAACCCAGCTGGCAAGGCAACGGTATAAGAACGATCTGATGCCGGGTGGAGATAAAGCGATTTTAACGCTGCCGGATGGAAGTACCCTTGTGCTGGACGGTGCACATACGGGCCTGATAGCCATGGGTAATGGTGGAACGGTGCATAACGAGCAGGGAGTGCTTTCTTTCAATGGAAATGGCACGGCTGTTTACCAGGATATTCATACACCGGTAGCCGGTAAAATAGCCTTGAAGTTATCAGACGGTACCCGGGTATGGCTGGATGCGAATTCGGGCATTCATTTTCCAACCGCTTTTACAGGCAAAACACGGGAGGTGGAAGTTATGGGGCAGGCTTATTTCGAGGTGGCAGAGAGCAGGGGCAAACCTTTTCTGGTGCATGTAAAAGGAGAAACTATCCGGGTGTTGGGTACACGTTTTAACGTAAACAGCTATGCCGGTGAAGGAAAGGTAAAAACCACCCTGATACAAGGCAGTGTAAAAGTATCGGGTAGTGGAAAAGACCTGGTGCTGAAACCAGGTGAAGAAGCCAATGGGATGGCGTTGAACACTACACCGGACATTAACGAAACTGTGGGTTGGAAAGAAGGAGAATTCCGGTTTAATGGTGCTAACATAGAAACGATTATGAGCCAGGTGGCAAGATGGTATGGAGCAGAGATCAGGTATAAAGATGATATATCGGAGGAGTTTGTAGCGAGAATTCAGCGGAATGTGCCTGTATCGGAATTGCTGTTGCTGCTGGAAGCAACTAACCAGGTACATTTTGAAATAGAAGGAAAGGTTATTACCGTATCTAAATAA
- a CDS encoding RagB/SusD family nutrient uptake outer membrane protein: MKLNIYKYAFTALTGSALLMGATSCKKYVTLDTPPDALETNVVFTDSATATSAIVNMYSRMAASNQTGTLANTCGWGVTTYGAMSADEGYYYGSGNFTDYQTNTLAAGNTANVLWSGLYQRIARANGAIVALPDAPLSTTLKSQLLGEAKFVRAWMYFYLVSYYGGVPLYLNTDAITGSLLPRSAAADVYTLILQDLTDAKALLNTNYPSTERARANKYVVSAMLARVYFYMGKWAEAEAEATTVISSGTYSLVQDLSTVFLNNSNETIWQISLASTTTPQTIFGSEYLPTGTTPKFVLYDTLVNAFETGDQRKTNWVASLSNANGTFYYPYKYKVAATTTGKEYPIMLRLGEQYLIRAEARANQDNVTGAKEDVDVVRNRAGLTGTTAQTKAEVLAALTHERWVELFMESGDRWLNLKRLNQASVLKGLKPSWKDFQVLYPIPLSSRSANINLLDNDGYK; encoded by the coding sequence ATGAAATTGAATATATACAAATACGCTTTCACTGCCTTAACAGGTTCTGCATTGTTAATGGGTGCTACCTCCTGTAAAAAATATGTTACACTGGATACGCCCCCCGATGCATTAGAAACAAACGTAGTTTTTACTGATTCTGCTACAGCTACCTCTGCTATTGTGAATATGTATTCACGCATGGCTGCCAGTAACCAAACAGGCACACTGGCCAATACATGCGGATGGGGTGTTACCACGTATGGTGCTATGAGTGCCGATGAGGGTTATTATTATGGTAGTGGCAATTTTACTGATTATCAAACAAACACCCTCGCAGCTGGTAACACCGCCAACGTGTTATGGTCGGGTTTGTATCAGCGTATAGCCAGAGCTAATGGAGCTATCGTAGCTCTGCCGGATGCACCTTTGTCCACTACATTAAAAAGTCAGCTGCTGGGTGAGGCCAAGTTTGTAAGGGCATGGATGTATTTTTACCTGGTAAGTTACTATGGTGGCGTGCCTTTATACCTGAATACAGATGCTATCACCGGCTCGTTATTGCCACGCTCAGCTGCAGCAGACGTGTATACTCTGATTTTGCAGGACCTTACAGATGCCAAAGCACTGTTGAATACCAATTATCCTTCTACAGAAAGGGCCAGAGCCAACAAATATGTAGTAAGCGCTATGTTAGCCAGGGTGTATTTCTATATGGGTAAATGGGCTGAGGCCGAAGCGGAAGCCACCACTGTTATCAGCAGTGGTACCTATAGCCTGGTGCAAGACCTGTCTACCGTGTTTTTAAATAACAGTAACGAAACCATCTGGCAAATATCACTGGCCAGCACTACCACACCACAAACTATCTTTGGTTCGGAATACCTGCCAACAGGCACTACGCCCAAATTTGTATTGTACGATACCCTGGTAAATGCCTTTGAAACAGGTGACCAGCGTAAAACCAACTGGGTTGCTTCTCTTAGCAATGCTAATGGCACCTTCTATTATCCTTATAAATACAAAGTAGCTGCTACCACCACCGGCAAAGAATATCCTATTATGCTGCGCCTGGGCGAGCAATACCTGATAAGGGCAGAAGCCAGGGCAAACCAGGATAATGTAACAGGAGCCAAAGAGGATGTAGATGTAGTTCGCAACCGTGCAGGTTTAACCGGTACAACAGCACAAACCAAAGCCGAAGTACTGGCAGCGCTTACGCATGAAAGATGGGTAGAGTTGTTTATGGAATCAGGAGACAGGTGGTTAAACCTGAAGCGCCTGAACCAGGCATCTGTATTAAAAGGGTTAAAACCATCCTGGAAAGATTTCCAGGTGTTATACCCTATTCCATTAAGTTCAAGAAGCGCGAATATTAACCTGCTGGATAACGACGGCTATAAATAA
- a CDS encoding RNA polymerase sigma factor, producing MTDFNVHITGETQFSLLHQVAGGDETAFKQLVDLYWLRVFRNILALTKQTETAQEITQDIFLKIWQHRDKLLEIKDLMAYIYVLGRNQVFSAMRKKLLETVDVGRGQEDFAESRNLPELELEYKETWRLIHQAIDHMPPKQQEVFRLSRIEGLSNQEIAQKLNVSNSTVKSHIVAGLNTVRVHLATSGGDHVLLYLLIAGWELYAARQ from the coding sequence GTGACTGATTTTAATGTACATATCACGGGAGAAACTCAATTTTCGTTATTACATCAGGTGGCGGGAGGGGACGAGACTGCTTTTAAGCAGCTGGTAGACCTGTATTGGCTACGGGTTTTCCGTAATATTCTGGCCCTGACCAAGCAAACGGAAACCGCCCAGGAAATTACCCAGGACATCTTCTTAAAAATATGGCAACACCGGGATAAGCTGTTGGAAATTAAAGATCTGATGGCCTATATCTATGTGCTGGGACGTAACCAGGTGTTTTCGGCCATGCGTAAAAAACTGCTGGAAACAGTGGATGTAGGCCGGGGGCAGGAAGATTTTGCTGAAAGCAGGAATTTGCCCGAACTGGAACTGGAATACAAGGAAACCTGGCGGTTAATTCACCAGGCGATTGATCATATGCCGCCCAAACAGCAGGAGGTGTTTCGCCTTAGCCGTATTGAAGGGCTGTCGAACCAGGAAATTGCCCAAAAACTGAATGTGAGCAATTCTACTGTCAAAAGCCATATTGTAGCGGGGTTAAATACGGTGCGGGTGCACCTGGCCACCAGTGGTGGTGACCACGTTTTATTGTATTTATTGATTGCTGGCTGGGAGTTGTATGCTGCCCGCCAATAG
- a CDS encoding redoxin domain-containing protein: protein MRTKVMLTVLLAGSLYQGWAQNTDSTIQYYTRLAKSSDEKDKALLKNTLYQLLKSDKEDDWLTARRFFYQLNEINVSDSITKADRVKFPLGQVVRDSEVEPIYNEKDPVKKEEMFKAWISKYPPEKLGSDRIVYDYARNSVSTAYANEDNVEKAVYYAGQIETGPWRGEGYASAAQALRKKGHLAEAADLYKKARAISYEYLTTKRNEPGAGFAAMGFRGYSTQLASVYVDQKRYEEALPILKEAHDSSKTVSAATNSAYVQVLEKLGKNNEAFDVIDESVKEGQATGEMKATLKRLYAKVKGSDAGYDEYMATVNKQLAAKIRKDLAKQMIKETAPLFTLKDVNGKTVSLADYKGKTVVVDFWATWCGPCKRSFPAMKLAQAKYGSNSDVQFLFIHTWEKEENATASAKAYITDNKYPFEVLMDLKNAKGVNEVVTSYKVSGIPTKFIVDKNGDIRFRFTGFSEGEDAAVEEVSAMIELAQKG from the coding sequence ATGCGCACTAAAGTGATGCTTACGGTTTTGCTGGCTGGCAGCCTGTACCAGGGATGGGCACAGAATACAGATAGCACTATCCAATATTATACACGCCTGGCCAAAAGCTCCGATGAAAAGGATAAGGCTTTGCTGAAAAATACCTTATACCAATTGCTGAAAAGCGATAAGGAAGATGATTGGCTTACTGCCCGCCGCTTCTTTTACCAGTTGAATGAAATAAACGTGTCCGATTCTATCACCAAAGCCGACAGGGTAAAATTTCCGTTAGGCCAGGTGGTAAGAGATTCAGAAGTAGAACCTATCTACAATGAAAAAGACCCGGTAAAGAAGGAGGAAATGTTTAAAGCCTGGATCAGCAAATATCCTCCTGAAAAGCTGGGCAGCGATCGTATTGTATATGACTATGCGCGCAACTCTGTATCTACTGCTTATGCCAATGAGGATAACGTAGAGAAGGCGGTGTATTACGCTGGTCAGATTGAAACCGGCCCGTGGAGAGGGGAAGGGTACGCTTCTGCCGCTCAGGCACTGCGTAAAAAAGGGCACCTGGCAGAAGCAGCCGATTTGTATAAGAAGGCAAGAGCCATTTCGTATGAATATCTTACCACTAAACGTAATGAACCCGGTGCAGGCTTTGCCGCTATGGGCTTCAGGGGCTATAGCACACAACTGGCAAGTGTGTATGTTGATCAGAAACGTTATGAAGAAGCTTTACCTATTTTGAAAGAGGCGCATGACAGTTCTAAAACAGTGAGCGCTGCTACCAATTCTGCCTATGTGCAGGTGCTGGAAAAGCTGGGAAAGAACAACGAAGCTTTTGATGTCATTGACGAGTCTGTTAAAGAAGGGCAGGCTACCGGTGAAATGAAAGCCACGTTAAAGCGCCTGTATGCCAAAGTAAAAGGCTCTGACGCCGGTTACGATGAGTACATGGCAACCGTAAATAAACAACTGGCCGCAAAGATCAGGAAAGACCTGGCGAAGCAGATGATTAAAGAAACGGCTCCTTTGTTTACACTGAAAGATGTGAATGGTAAAACTGTATCATTGGCCGATTACAAAGGCAAAACAGTGGTAGTGGATTTCTGGGCTACCTGGTGCGGTCCCTGCAAACGTTCTTTCCCTGCCATGAAGCTGGCACAAGCTAAATACGGCAGCAACTCCGATGTGCAATTCCTGTTTATACACACATGGGAAAAAGAAGAAAACGCTACCGCCAGCGCCAAAGCATATATTACAGACAATAAATATCCTTTCGAGGTATTGATGGATCTGAAAAATGCCAAAGGTGTTAACGAAGTAGTAACCAGTTATAAAGTGTCTGGTATTCCCACCAAGTTTATTGTAGACAAAAACGGCGATATCCGTTTCCGTTTCACGGGTTTCTCAGAAGGCGAAGACGCCGCTGTAGAAGAGGTGAGCGCTATGATAGAACTGGCGCAGAAAGGATAA
- a CDS encoding SusC/RagA family TonB-linked outer membrane protein: MKLTTVLLLATMLQVSARTYSQQVSLKFNNATLDKVFAEIEKQSGYSFIYGKKLLQTAHPVSISINNVSVEAAVQAVLSKQPLGFKINNKYVIISPKADNPESSANALQAAPPLVRGRITNENGEPVAGVTIKVKDGKVVGISGANGEFELTNIDKDAILVFSSLNMEQLEIKLQGRTELAFVMKTVVSSLDEVVMIGYGSSVRREATASIASITAEDIKKQPVQNPLNALQGRVAGAVITQANGLPGSRVTIQIRGQNSIDPTGAGVQPLFLIDGVPFNMNDNSFPVSNDLNSRGAFAAAGGLSPFSMINPEDIERIDILKDADATAIYGTRGSNGVVMITTKKGKAGKTKVDVKLYRGWGKVAHYIPMMNTQQYLAMRKQAFANDGITPTAANAPDLVTWDQNAYTDWQRTLMGGTAGTSDAQATISGGDQRTRFLLNAGYHHETPVFPGSYKSDRISTRLNVDHSSLDKRFNANASVLYSYDNTNLLGNDLSTLYNLPPNMPVKNADGTYFWQSYYLNNPAAYQLIGYYGKTHNLLTNVMLRYTVLPGLDIKTSVGYNSVSLDQNTRTPGVAKNPFAGATLTNSSLFAYINQRSYIVEPQITYNRNISLGKLSTLVGATFHNSQNTSLKLNGDNYSSLALMGSYASAGTFSTPSTSYVQYRYNSLFGRATYNWDGKYILNAVLRRDGSSRFGANNKFGTFWDLGAAWVFTNESFAQSLKFLSFGKLRASYGKTGNDQIADYSFAATYGAGTAYQGVPALNPSRIDNPNLHWQSTYKMEFGLDLAFLKKRIELTANYYRNRTPDQLGYINLSSQVGFNSTVANFDALIQNRGFEVELTTHNIAKKDFTWNTSFNITIPRTRLITASPQYFYYNPQTLGQPLSAVLRYIYQGVDKATGNPVYKNMTKDTLTFTPNYSSDRGVIGYTAPKMYGGINNTFNYKGIELSFFFQFTKQDGNIYPNTSPGNLDNGNQTAYWLDNVWTKAGDNASKPRYTTGGNYTGAYAYYGSSSASWGDASFLKLRTVYLAYNLPREVLKKMKIDNFRIYLQGQNLWTATKNKYAFDPETGTSMPPLRMLTTGINVTF, translated from the coding sequence ATGAAGCTGACGACTGTTTTACTACTGGCTACCATGTTGCAGGTAAGTGCCCGCACTTATTCACAGCAGGTTTCGCTGAAATTTAATAACGCAACACTGGACAAAGTGTTCGCGGAAATTGAAAAACAAAGTGGTTATAGTTTTATTTATGGCAAAAAATTATTACAAACAGCGCACCCGGTAAGCATTAGTATCAATAATGTATCGGTAGAAGCTGCTGTGCAGGCTGTGTTAAGCAAACAGCCATTGGGTTTTAAGATCAATAATAAATATGTGATCATTTCTCCCAAAGCCGACAACCCTGAATCTTCTGCTAACGCTTTGCAGGCGGCACCTCCATTGGTGCGGGGCCGTATCACCAATGAAAATGGGGAACCTGTTGCCGGTGTTACCATTAAAGTGAAAGATGGTAAGGTAGTAGGCATCAGCGGTGCAAATGGTGAATTTGAGTTAACAAACATTGACAAGGACGCTATCCTGGTGTTTTCCAGTTTGAATATGGAGCAACTGGAAATAAAGCTACAAGGCAGAACGGAACTGGCTTTTGTAATGAAAACGGTTGTAAGCAGCCTGGATGAAGTGGTAATGATTGGTTATGGTTCTTCGGTAAGGCGCGAGGCCACTGCTTCTATTGCTTCTATTACCGCTGAAGATATTAAAAAGCAACCCGTACAAAACCCGCTGAATGCTTTACAGGGACGTGTTGCAGGTGCAGTAATTACACAAGCCAATGGTTTGCCAGGCAGCCGTGTTACTATACAGATACGTGGTCAAAACTCTATTGATCCTACCGGTGCAGGCGTACAGCCTTTGTTCCTGATTGATGGTGTGCCTTTTAACATGAACGATAACAGTTTCCCGGTTTCCAACGATTTAAACAGCCGCGGTGCTTTTGCTGCTGCAGGCGGTTTAAGCCCGTTTTCTATGATTAATCCGGAAGACATTGAAAGAATAGACATTTTGAAAGATGCGGATGCTACGGCTATTTACGGTACCCGTGGCTCGAATGGTGTGGTAATGATCACTACCAAAAAAGGTAAAGCCGGTAAAACCAAAGTAGATGTGAAATTATACCGCGGCTGGGGTAAGGTAGCGCATTATATTCCTATGATGAATACGCAGCAGTACCTCGCTATGCGTAAGCAGGCTTTTGCCAATGACGGCATTACACCTACTGCTGCGAATGCACCGGACCTGGTAACCTGGGATCAGAATGCATATACCGACTGGCAAAGAACGCTAATGGGCGGTACCGCCGGTACCAGCGATGCGCAAGCCACTATTTCCGGTGGCGACCAGCGCACCCGCTTTTTGCTGAACGCAGGGTATCATCACGAAACCCCTGTTTTCCCGGGATCGTATAAATCGGACAGGATCTCTACGCGTTTAAATGTAGATCACAGCTCGCTGGACAAGCGTTTTAATGCGAATGCATCTGTTCTATATTCTTACGATAACACTAACCTGCTTGGCAACGACCTTAGTACTTTATATAACCTGCCGCCGAACATGCCTGTTAAAAATGCAGATGGTACTTATTTCTGGCAGAGCTATTATTTAAACAACCCGGCGGCTTACCAGTTAATAGGTTATTATGGCAAAACACACAACTTGCTTACCAATGTAATGTTGCGTTATACGGTATTACCTGGTTTGGATATCAAAACCAGTGTAGGGTATAATTCGGTAAGTCTGGATCAGAATACACGTACGCCTGGTGTGGCCAAAAATCCATTTGCCGGCGCTACCTTAACCAATTCCTCTCTTTTTGCTTATATAAATCAGCGTTCTTATATAGTAGAGCCGCAGATTACTTATAATAGAAATATCTCGCTGGGTAAGTTGTCTACTTTAGTAGGTGCTACTTTCCATAACTCACAGAACACATCGCTTAAATTAAATGGCGACAACTATAGTTCCCTGGCTTTAATGGGTTCTTATGCCAGTGCGGGTACATTCAGTACACCCAGCACCAGCTATGTGCAGTATCGCTACAACTCTCTGTTTGGTCGTGCTACCTATAATTGGGATGGTAAATATATCCTGAATGCAGTGTTAAGGCGTGATGGCTCTTCCCGTTTTGGTGCCAACAACAAGTTTGGAACCTTCTGGGATTTGGGTGCTGCCTGGGTGTTTACCAACGAATCTTTTGCTCAATCGCTGAAATTCCTGTCTTTTGGTAAGCTGCGCGCGAGCTATGGTAAAACCGGTAACGACCAGATTGCAGATTATTCTTTTGCAGCTACTTATGGCGCAGGTACTGCTTATCAGGGCGTTCCTGCTTTGAACCCTTCCAGGATAGATAATCCGAATTTGCATTGGCAAAGCACCTATAAAATGGAGTTTGGTTTAGACCTGGCTTTCCTGAAAAAGAGAATTGAATTAACGGCCAATTACTATCGCAACAGAACACCGGATCAGCTGGGCTATATCAACCTGTCGTCACAGGTTGGATTTAACTCTACGGTAGCCAACTTTGATGCGTTGATTCAAAACAGAGGTTTTGAGGTAGAACTGACTACACATAATATCGCCAAAAAAGATTTTACCTGGAATACTTCTTTTAATATTACTATACCCAGAACCAGGCTGATTACTGCAAGCCCACAGTATTTCTATTATAACCCCCAAACACTGGGTCAGCCGTTGAGTGCTGTATTGCGTTATATATACCAGGGTGTAGATAAAGCAACCGGCAACCCGGTGTATAAGAATATGACTAAAGACACACTCACCTTTACTCCTAACTACAGTTCTGACAGGGGTGTTATTGGTTATACTGCACCTAAAATGTACGGTGGTATCAACAATACTTTCAATTATAAAGGTATTGAGCTGAGCTTCTTCTTCCAGTTTACTAAACAGGATGGTAATATCTATCCTAATACTTCACCAGGCAACCTGGATAATGGTAATCAGACAGCTTATTGGTTAGATAATGTATGGACTAAAGCAGGTGATAATGCCAGCAAGCCACGATATACCACTGGTGGTAATTATACTGGTGCTTACGCTTATTATGGCAGCTCTTCTGCCAGCTGGGGTGATGCTTCTTTCCTGAAATTGAGAACTGTATACCTGGCTTACAACTTACCTCGTGAGGTATTGAAGAAAATGAAAATAGACAATTTCAGGATTTACTTACAGGGACAAAACCTGTGGACGGCTACTAAAAACAAGTATGCATTTGATCCGGAAACCGGCACTTCCATGCCTCCGCTGCGCATGCTTACCACAGGTATTAATGTAACCTTTTAA